From the genome of Yersinia enterocolitica, one region includes:
- the nqrE gene encoding NADH:ubiquinone reductase (Na(+)-transporting) subunit E yields the protein MEHYISLFVRAVFVENMALAFFLGMCTFLAVSKKVSTAFGLGIAVTVVLGISVPANNLVYNLVLRDGALVEGVDLSFLNFITFIGVIAAIVQVLEMILDRYFPALYNALGIFLPLITVNCAIFGGVSFMAQRDYNFPESIVYGFGSGIGWMLAIVALAGIREKMKYANVPAGLQGLGITFITTGLMALGFMSFSGVNL from the coding sequence ATGGAACATTACATCAGTCTGTTTGTCCGCGCGGTGTTTGTGGAGAATATGGCGTTAGCATTCTTTTTGGGGATGTGTACTTTCCTCGCTGTTTCCAAGAAAGTGTCGACTGCCTTTGGCCTTGGTATCGCGGTAACGGTGGTATTGGGTATCTCAGTACCTGCGAATAATCTGGTTTATAACCTGGTGCTGCGTGATGGCGCATTGGTTGAAGGGGTTGATCTTAGTTTCCTCAACTTCATCACCTTTATTGGTGTTATTGCTGCCATAGTGCAGGTGTTGGAGATGATTCTCGATCGCTATTTCCCGGCACTTTATAACGCATTGGGTATTTTCCTGCCACTGATCACCGTCAACTGCGCCATCTTCGGCGGCGTCTCCTTTATGGCGCAACGAGATTACAACTTCCCTGAGTCCATCGTTTATGGCTTTGGTTCGGGTATCGGTTGGATGCTGGCGATTGTGGCCCTCGCAGGTATTCGCGAAAAAATGAAATATGCCAATGTGCCTGCGGGCTTACAGGGGTTAGGGATCACCTTTATCACAACCG
- a CDS encoding NADH:ubiquinone reductase (Na(+)-transporting) subunit D, translated as MADSKEIKRVLFGPLFDNNPIALQILGVCSALAVTTKLETALVMTLAVTLVTAFSSFFISLIRNHIPNSVRIIVQMVIIASLVIVVDQILRAYAYEISKQLSVFVGLIITNCIVMGRAEAYAMKSPPIESFMDGIGNGLGYGVVLVLVGFVRELIGSGKLFGVTVFETVQNGGWYQPNGLFLLAPSAFFIIGLLIWGLRTLKPAQIEKE; from the coding sequence ATGGCTGATAGCAAAGAGATTAAACGGGTTTTATTTGGGCCGTTATTTGATAACAACCCGATAGCCTTACAGATCCTTGGCGTTTGTTCCGCGCTGGCGGTGACCACCAAGCTGGAAACCGCATTAGTGATGACGCTGGCCGTTACCTTGGTAACGGCGTTCTCCAGTTTCTTTATCTCACTGATTCGCAATCATATTCCAAACAGCGTGCGCATCATTGTTCAGATGGTGATTATTGCCTCGCTGGTGATTGTGGTCGATCAGATCTTACGGGCTTATGCCTATGAGATATCCAAACAGCTATCCGTATTTGTCGGCCTGATTATTACTAACTGTATTGTGATGGGGCGTGCTGAAGCTTATGCGATGAAATCGCCGCCGATTGAAAGCTTTATGGATGGTATTGGTAATGGTTTGGGTTACGGCGTAGTGCTGGTGTTGGTGGGTTTTGTTCGCGAACTGATTGGCTCCGGCAAATTATTTGGAGTAACAGTATTTGAAACCGTCCAGAACGGCGGGTGGTATCAGCCGAACGGATTGTTCCTGTTGGCACCAAGCGCATTCTTTATCATTGGTTTGCTGATTTGGGGTCTACGTACCCTGAAACCTGCGCAGATTGAGAAGGAGTAA